TCGATGGCTCCCGATGGAAAGGCACATAGCGGATCACCAGCCGCACATCCTTCGGATAGGCCGCAAGGATCTGCTTGACGTAGGGGTAGAAAGCGCGACACGCCTCGCAGGCTGGGTCGAAGAACTCGACGATGGTCACCGGCGCGGTGACCGGCCCCAGGACAGGCGAGTGCTCCCGCACCATCACATCGAACTGCGCGGCAGCCTGCTCGGTCATTTGCTGCCGCTCGTGGCGCTGGTAGAGAAAGACGGCAGCGGCAAAGGCCACCAAGGCAACAAGCGCGGTAAGGATGACGGTGGTGCGTCGGGTCATGTAGAAGTCCTTGAACGGGTCACGAGAAGCAGCACGGCGATGGCACAGAAGGCCGCCAGCGCCAGCATGGGCAGCGGCAGACCGCCCAGGATGGTCATGTCGGCGCTGCTGCACGACACCCCCTGGCTGCACGGCGTGATGCGCTCGGGGATCACACCCAGGTAAAGCAGGCTGTGGAAGGCCGCCACCAGCGCGCCGCCGACGGCCAGCGGCAGCGCGTA
This portion of the Comamonas flocculans genome encodes:
- a CDS encoding disulfide bond formation protein B; translated protein: MTDAAVQANRTAWASLFAAWLIALLASLAVLFVGEVMGQTPCNLCWFQRAFMFPLAIVLGVAALRIEGAVWRYALPLAVGGALVAAFHSLLYLGVIPERITPCSQGVSCSSADMTILGGLPLPMLALAAFCAIAVLLLVTRSRTST